One Legionella lansingensis genomic region harbors:
- a CDS encoding IS4 family transposase, protein MLLDTLSNIPQEIFKFFTYEADRIGKETGFQKRRSKLTPSVFIKSLITLCFSEHFNLELFCGLVKTQKVYIKKQSLHERFNERTAGFLKAFSLFCLKHFQMKKLPQLQGLEQFSSLNIIDSSTISLHQALNELFKGSGGAASSSAMKIQMMFDYLGGQIKELTLTSGCDNDQGFDNYFNTIEKGALYLMDLGYFKLNTFKKIMEENAFFISRLLTGTKLLTQDKKPFDLLVTLENAAPFFSQQVLMGATHKIPVRLVAQRLPPVIAEQRRRRLIKDHRRRGSTPNQESLALQSWSIYITNTSETQINNKAIHQTYALRWQVELLFKLSKSLMHIDSIKTKKFARVIIETYGKFIAMMLLFLLCNPMRNIEGKQLSFYKACHQLSSKATGLIIALMSPYRLKHFLNDFYENLSLFAIKDSKKKPLLTFDFCEGECF, encoded by the coding sequence ATGCTGCTGGATACCCTATCAAATATTCCTCAAGAAATCTTTAAATTTTTTACTTATGAAGCGGATCGGATAGGAAAGGAAACAGGTTTTCAGAAACGCCGTTCAAAATTGACACCTAGTGTTTTTATAAAATCATTGATAACGCTCTGTTTTTCAGAACATTTTAATTTGGAACTTTTCTGTGGATTGGTAAAAACGCAAAAAGTTTATATCAAAAAACAATCATTACATGAGCGATTTAACGAACGAACAGCCGGATTTCTTAAAGCCTTTTCATTATTCTGTTTAAAGCACTTTCAAATGAAAAAGTTACCTCAACTCCAAGGATTGGAGCAATTTAGTAGCCTTAACATCATTGATAGCAGTACTATATCCTTACATCAGGCGCTGAATGAGCTTTTTAAAGGCAGTGGCGGAGCCGCATCCAGTTCCGCTATGAAAATCCAAATGATGTTTGATTATCTTGGTGGACAAATAAAAGAGCTTACTCTAACTTCGGGCTGTGATAACGATCAGGGCTTTGATAATTATTTTAATACTATTGAAAAAGGAGCTCTTTATTTAATGGATTTAGGTTATTTTAAACTGAACACGTTTAAGAAAATTATGGAAGAAAACGCTTTCTTCATAAGCCGCTTGCTCACCGGAACTAAACTTCTAACACAAGATAAGAAACCTTTTGATTTACTCGTTACCTTGGAGAATGCTGCACCATTCTTTTCTCAGCAGGTCCTTATGGGAGCAACGCATAAAATTCCTGTCCGCTTGGTCGCTCAACGATTACCACCAGTCATTGCCGAGCAAAGGCGGAGAAGACTTATAAAAGATCATCGTCGCCGTGGTTCCACACCAAACCAGGAATCGTTGGCTTTACAAAGTTGGTCTATTTATATTACCAATACCTCTGAAACTCAAATCAATAATAAAGCAATTCATCAAACGTATGCTTTACGATGGCAGGTAGAACTCCTCTTTAAATTAAGTAAATCCTTAATGCATATTGACTCTATCAAAACTAAAAAGTTTGCTCGAGTGATTATTGAAACCTATGGTAAGTTTATTGCAATGATGCTTTTGTTTTTGCTATGCAATCCCATGCGCAACATAGAAGGCAAACAACTTTCTTTTTATAAAGCCTGTCACCAACTAAGTTCCAAGGCTACTGGATTGATTATCGCCCTCATGTCTCCTTATCGATTAAAGCATTTCTTGAATGATTTCTATGAAAATCTCTCCCTCTTTGCTATCAAAGATTCAAAAAAGAAACCTCTTTTGACCTTTGACTTCTGCGAAGGAGAGTGCTTTTAA
- a CDS encoding carboxymuconolactone decarboxylase family protein, with the protein MLENLKQQLPEFAKDIRLNLLRALDFNQADGLTEEQIVGAALAVAYHLGNQELLKNLLALPHAEKLSESAKLAATLMAMTNIYYRFTHLSESAELSQFPAGLRMQGMMNPGVDRVSFEVFSLAVSVLNGCGACISAHTRQLQEHGFSAQTLSRIGRISAVMHATHVALTVK; encoded by the coding sequence ATGCTTGAGAATCTTAAACAACAATTACCAGAATTTGCCAAAGATATTCGCCTAAATCTGTTGAGAGCGCTTGATTTTAACCAAGCAGATGGTCTTACTGAAGAGCAAATTGTCGGCGCAGCACTTGCTGTGGCATATCATTTGGGGAACCAAGAGTTACTTAAGAATTTGCTTGCCTTACCTCATGCAGAAAAACTGAGCGAGTCAGCAAAGCTTGCTGCTACCTTGATGGCCATGACAAATATCTATTACCGTTTTACTCATTTGAGTGAAAGTGCGGAATTATCTCAGTTTCCAGCAGGCCTACGTATGCAGGGGATGATGAATCCAGGAGTAGATAGAGTTAGTTTTGAAGTTTTTTCACTCGCGGTATCTGTGTTGAATGGTTGTGGTGCTTGTATTAGTGCGCACACACGTCAATTGCAGGAACATGGCTTTTCAGCGCAAACCCTTAGTCGGATTGGTCGAATTAGCGCAGTGATGCATGCTACTCATGTGGCTCTTACAGTTAAATGA
- a CDS encoding peroxiredoxin produces MISVGNKFPEFQLKATVSNDIQHAFQTISQESYPGKWLVVFFWPKDFTFVCPTEIAEFGKLNEEFRDRDAQILGASIDSEFVHLAWRKQHVDLHELPFPMLADIKRELSQALGILDPQEGVTQRATFIVDPQGVTRFVMVTDLNVGRNPHEVLRVLDALQTDELCPCNWKKGEETIHVE; encoded by the coding sequence ATGATTAGCGTAGGTAACAAATTCCCTGAATTTCAATTAAAAGCAACTGTTAGCAATGATATACAGCATGCATTTCAGACCATTTCGCAAGAAAGTTACCCAGGAAAATGGTTGGTAGTATTTTTTTGGCCGAAAGATTTTACGTTTGTATGTCCTACAGAAATTGCTGAGTTTGGCAAACTTAATGAAGAATTTCGTGACCGAGATGCGCAGATTTTAGGCGCAAGTATCGATAGTGAATTTGTTCATTTGGCCTGGCGAAAACAGCATGTAGATTTACATGAGTTGCCTTTTCCTATGCTAGCAGATATTAAGAGAGAATTGAGCCAAGCTCTAGGTATTCTTGACCCACAAGAGGGTGTCACTCAACGAGCCACATTCATTGTTGATCCACAAGGAGTTACGCGTTTTGTTATGGTGACGGATCTGAATGTAGGGCGTAATCCTCATGAGGTTTTGCGTGTTTTAGATGCCTTGCAAACGGATGAACTTTGTCCGTGCAATTGGAAAAAGGGAGAAGAAACGATTCATGTGGAGTGA